A stretch of Carnobacterium iners DNA encodes these proteins:
- the pepF gene encoding oligoendopeptidase F, giving the protein MSEFEGLPKREEVPEKLTWNLEVIFKTDKDFFISYRDLESKITGISAFKGKLSESSEILLNGIQYILEVSNQLETIYVYAHLKNDQDTINTVYQAMFEQASLLVTKISESISWFEPELLEIPEEVLSEFLKDNSELATYQHFIDRLTALRKHVLTAESESLLAGAGELFGASSRTFNILNNADIQFPTIEDKDGNAMQLSHGVYGQVMESTDRLLREAGFKALYKVYKGLNNTFASTLSSHIKYHNYNAAVHHYGSAREAALSAGHIPEAVYDTLLSVVDENLHLLHRYVALRKKLLSVSELHMYDMYTPIMGEATIQFTYNEAKETVLKALEPLGEEYQAVLKQAFKDRWIDVVENEGKRSGAYSSGAYETQPYILLNWHDSLNHLYTLVHELGHSVHSYFTRKNQPYVYGDYSIFLAEIASTTNENLLTEYLLKTQTKPEIRSYILNHYLDGFKGTIFRQTQFAEFEHFIHQESAKETPLTADFLNQAYKKLNSKYYGPSVSQDPGIIYEWSRIPHFYYNYYVYQYSTGFSAATALADKILKDKTGKSLENFLVYLKSGSSDYPIDVMKKAGVDMTKKTYLEEAMTVFKLRLDELEESARSKINK; this is encoded by the coding sequence ATGAGCGAATTTGAAGGATTGCCGAAACGTGAAGAAGTGCCTGAAAAATTAACTTGGAATTTAGAAGTTATTTTTAAAACGGATAAAGATTTTTTTATTTCCTATCGAGATTTAGAAAGTAAAATAACTGGAATTTCTGCATTTAAAGGAAAGTTAAGCGAAAGTTCAGAGATTTTATTGAACGGTATTCAATATATTTTAGAAGTTTCTAATCAATTAGAAACTATTTATGTTTATGCTCATTTGAAGAATGACCAAGATACAATAAATACTGTTTATCAAGCAATGTTTGAACAAGCATCACTTTTAGTAACAAAAATAAGTGAGTCTATATCTTGGTTTGAACCAGAACTATTAGAAATACCAGAAGAAGTGTTATCCGAATTCCTGAAAGATAACAGTGAATTGGCTACGTATCAGCATTTTATTGATAGGCTAACAGCTTTAAGAAAACATGTTTTAACAGCTGAGTCAGAATCGTTGTTAGCTGGTGCAGGTGAACTGTTCGGGGCTTCGAGTCGAACATTTAATATTTTAAATAATGCTGATATCCAGTTCCCAACTATAGAAGATAAGGATGGAAATGCAATGCAATTATCTCATGGTGTCTATGGACAGGTGATGGAAAGTACAGATCGTTTACTCCGAGAGGCAGGCTTTAAAGCTCTATACAAAGTCTATAAAGGACTAAATAATACTTTTGCAAGTACACTATCTTCCCATATCAAATATCATAATTATAACGCTGCTGTTCATCACTATGGATCTGCACGTGAAGCAGCGTTATCAGCAGGCCATATACCTGAGGCAGTATACGACACATTGCTATCGGTAGTGGATGAGAATCTTCACTTACTTCATCGTTACGTAGCACTAAGAAAAAAACTTCTTTCGGTTAGCGAGCTACACATGTACGATATGTATACACCAATTATGGGAGAAGCTACTATTCAATTCACCTATAATGAAGCAAAAGAAACGGTTTTAAAAGCACTAGAACCCTTAGGTGAAGAGTATCAAGCAGTATTAAAACAAGCTTTTAAGGACCGCTGGATAGATGTTGTGGAGAATGAAGGGAAAAGAAGTGGGGCTTACTCCTCTGGAGCATATGAGACACAACCTTATATTTTATTAAATTGGCATGATTCATTAAATCATCTTTACACACTAGTACATGAGTTAGGACATAGTGTTCACAGTTATTTTACACGAAAAAATCAACCCTATGTTTATGGAGACTATTCCATATTTTTAGCAGAAATAGCTTCAACAACGAACGAAAATCTTTTAACAGAATACTTATTAAAAACTCAAACCAAACCAGAAATACGTTCGTATATTTTAAATCATTATTTAGATGGTTTTAAAGGAACAATATTTAGACAGACACAGTTTGCTGAATTTGAGCATTTTATACATCAAGAATCAGCAAAAGAAACTCCTTTAACTGCAGACTTTTTAAATCAAGCTTATAAGAAATTAAATAGCAAATATTATGGTCCTTCGGTTTCACAAGACCCTGGAATCATTTATGAGTGGTCTAGAATCCCACATTTTTATTATAACTATTATGTTTATCAATATTCTACAGGTTTTTCTGCTGCTACAGCACTTGCTGATAAAATTTTAAAAGATAAAACGGGCAAATCTTTAGAAAATTTTCTAGTTTATTTGAAATCGGGAAGTAGCGACTACCCAATTGATGTCATGAAAAAAGCTGGTGTAGATATGACTAAAAAAACTTATCTAGAAGAAGCAATGACCGTTTTTAAATTAAGACTAGATGAACTAGAAGAAAGTGCAAGAAGTAAAATAAATAAATAA
- a CDS encoding competence protein CoiA, protein MLVALDEKNELIYANSLKEVAQTTNHYYCPNCKDYVFLKKGSLKVAHFSHFSQTNCSSFSEGETREHLQGKQLLYEWFTKQGLICQLEAYLPNLNQRPDILVWISQTKAIAIEFQCSSLPLKRMIERTVGYKSKGYDVLWIVGSQFKLDDKITAFQRLFIYGNAQIKSSLFFLDVIKRTVYFYSNIQQKNTTQKITYDKYLIKLDQFTLVDVPVLMKKISNKTKSKKSEELPKSNELMQSHNFLNQGRMYQTPEVVLFQKYIYHRGDSLISLPKEIYLVVTDQIMIKTLPHFWKYILLKWLSQNNIHSVITLKQLDKQINEMIKNKEIIFYKMPLLSLEEQKKPLYCYIRLLIKVAILEEKDSNQWILRRKPYYYKNEQEKMASFSKEFSLSN, encoded by the coding sequence ATGTTGGTAGCTTTAGATGAAAAAAATGAACTGATTTATGCTAATTCATTAAAAGAAGTCGCACAAACAACTAATCATTATTACTGTCCTAATTGTAAGGATTATGTATTTTTAAAAAAAGGAAGTTTAAAAGTAGCCCACTTTTCACATTTTAGTCAAACGAATTGTTCTTCGTTTTCAGAAGGTGAAACAAGAGAACATCTCCAAGGGAAACAACTATTGTATGAATGGTTTACTAAACAAGGACTTATTTGCCAATTAGAAGCCTATCTACCTAATTTGAACCAACGTCCTGATATTCTTGTTTGGATAAGTCAAACTAAGGCAATAGCTATCGAATTTCAGTGTAGTTCATTACCTTTAAAAAGAATGATAGAAAGAACAGTTGGATATAAAAGTAAGGGGTATGATGTTCTTTGGATAGTTGGTTCTCAATTTAAACTTGACGATAAAATTACAGCGTTTCAGCGACTTTTTATCTATGGTAATGCTCAAATTAAATCAAGTCTTTTTTTCTTAGATGTTATAAAAAGGACTGTCTATTTTTATTCAAATATTCAACAGAAAAATACAACACAAAAAATAACCTATGACAAGTATCTAATAAAGTTAGATCAATTTACACTAGTTGATGTGCCTGTTTTAATGAAGAAAATCTCGAATAAAACAAAAAGCAAAAAGAGTGAAGAGCTACCTAAATCTAATGAATTAATGCAAAGCCACAATTTTCTTAATCAAGGAAGAATGTATCAAACACCAGAAGTAGTATTATTTCAAAAATATATCTACCATAGAGGAGACTCTTTAATTTCACTACCGAAAGAAATCTATTTAGTGGTAACGGATCAGATAATGATTAAAACACTTCCCCATTTTTGGAAATATATCTTACTTAAGTGGCTTTCACAAAATAATATTCATTCAGTGATTACTTTAAAACAACTGGACAAGCAAATAAATGAAATGATAAAAAATAAGGAAATCATTTTTTATAAAATGCCTTTACTTTCATTAGAAGAACAAAAAAAGCCACTTTATTGTTATATTCGCTTATTAATAAAAGTAGCTATTTTAGAGGAAAAAGATTCTAACCAATGGATTTTGAGAAGAAAACCTTATTATTATAAAAATGAACAAGAAAAAATGGCTAGTTTTTCGAAGGAATTCTCTTTAAGTAATTAA